One window of the Pirellulales bacterium genome contains the following:
- a CDS encoding PSD1 domain-containing protein has protein sequence MLKLRLLYVGIVVSLGCFVPSGNAMLAAEAVIPQAVKPGSSEAEFFESNIRPLLAAHCKECHGEKKQEMGLRVDRREAFFRGGDDGPVVVPGNPEKSLLIEAVRHQGGVHMPPNAKLPEAEIAALTRWVQLGVPWPEEPHNDIATEPAARNDAKNHWAFQPVQRPELPDVKAVDWIKSPIDRFILAKLEAAGLAPSPAADRRTLIRRATFDLIGLPPTPEEIETFVADDRPDAYERLVDRLLESPHYGERWGRYWLDVARYADNKGYAFDEERDYPYAYLYRDWVVQALNDDMPYDQFLLKQLAADRLPRDDDASLAALGFLTLGRRFLNNNHDIIDDRIDVVFRGLQGLTVTCARCHDHKYDPIPTSDYYSIYGVFDDCEEKAVSLAPPSEEYRTELAKREAAHRDYVAQERAKVIAHAKSKTAEFLLAVYAQQQGKAAEDGLMFAQPDAELPPAIVARWRTYLEGLAKHAPRVWLFWNELTSAKPEEFPAKLSELLVAADANSKANRLLLAEIQTHQPKSLADLAQCYARVLQTVDEQWKRALEAARGQDPPKQLDDADAEELRQVYYGSNLPLDLGDADFKLLLPSPAKKESDRLREKVVQWSTSENAPGQAYVLEDKPNSSQHHVFLRGNPAHLGKVVPKRFPGVVAVAGRKTFQNGSGRLEMARVIVSPMNPLTARVIVNRVWMYHFCAPLVNTPSDFGTRSEPPTHPVLLDYLADELVKGGWSLKNLHRELMLSATYRQTSLDRDECDAVDPNNRLLWRINRRRLDWEALRDSIAFVSGGLDLTVGGKPVDLFAQRTRSAGFGVKPLKRQKANSADDAATRRTLYGFIDRQNLPGVLRTFDFALPDTHSPKRFSTIVPPQALYLMNNAFVVECAADFAKRESIASLRDETNRVQRMYAVAFGRSATEAELSLVRQFLHPPASGKTTANQTTLGTWERLAQSMIMTNEFAFVD, from the coding sequence ATGCTGAAATTGCGACTTCTGTACGTCGGAATTGTCGTTTCGCTGGGCTGCTTTGTACCGTCTGGCAATGCGATGCTGGCGGCCGAGGCTGTGATTCCGCAGGCTGTGAAGCCGGGAAGTTCGGAAGCCGAGTTCTTTGAATCGAACATTCGCCCGCTGCTTGCCGCCCACTGCAAGGAATGCCACGGTGAAAAGAAACAGGAAATGGGCCTGCGCGTCGATCGCCGCGAGGCATTCTTCCGCGGTGGCGACGATGGACCGGTGGTCGTTCCTGGGAACCCCGAGAAGAGCCTGTTGATCGAGGCGGTGCGGCATCAAGGGGGCGTACACATGCCCCCGAACGCGAAGCTGCCGGAAGCAGAAATTGCCGCGTTGACCCGCTGGGTGCAGCTAGGCGTTCCGTGGCCGGAAGAACCGCACAACGACATTGCGACCGAACCGGCGGCTCGCAACGATGCGAAAAATCACTGGGCATTTCAGCCGGTTCAGCGCCCCGAACTGCCCGACGTCAAAGCGGTCGATTGGATCAAGTCGCCGATCGACCGGTTCATTCTGGCGAAACTCGAAGCGGCGGGCCTTGCGCCGTCGCCGGCCGCCGATCGTCGCACCTTGATTCGCCGGGCGACATTCGACCTGATCGGCCTGCCGCCGACGCCAGAAGAAATTGAAACGTTTGTCGCCGACGACCGCCCCGACGCCTACGAGCGACTTGTCGACCGGCTGCTCGAATCACCCCATTACGGAGAACGCTGGGGGCGCTATTGGCTCGATGTGGCTCGGTACGCCGACAACAAGGGCTATGCGTTCGACGAGGAGCGCGATTATCCGTATGCCTATTTGTATCGCGACTGGGTCGTCCAAGCGCTCAACGACGACATGCCTTACGATCAATTCTTGCTGAAGCAACTTGCCGCCGATCGCCTGCCTCGCGACGACGATGCATCGCTCGCTGCGTTGGGTTTTCTGACGCTTGGCAGGCGGTTTCTCAACAACAATCACGACATTATCGACGACCGGATCGATGTCGTCTTTCGTGGTTTGCAAGGTTTGACGGTTACGTGCGCCCGTTGCCACGATCACAAATACGATCCGATTCCAACGAGCGATTATTACTCCATTTATGGCGTGTTCGACGACTGCGAAGAAAAAGCGGTGTCGCTGGCTCCACCTTCGGAAGAATACCGCACCGAACTTGCGAAACGGGAAGCAGCCCATCGCGATTATGTTGCCCAAGAGCGGGCCAAGGTTATTGCCCACGCCAAGTCCAAGACCGCGGAGTTTCTGCTTGCCGTCTACGCGCAGCAACAAGGGAAAGCCGCGGAAGATGGATTGATGTTTGCCCAGCCCGATGCCGAGCTGCCGCCAGCGATCGTCGCGCGCTGGCGGACGTATCTCGAGGGGCTTGCCAAACATGCGCCTCGCGTGTGGCTGTTCTGGAATGAACTGACGAGCGCCAAGCCAGAGGAGTTTCCAGCGAAGTTGTCGGAACTGCTGGTGGCGGCCGATGCCAATTCGAAAGCGAACCGACTGCTCCTTGCGGAAATACAAACGCATCAGCCCAAATCGCTCGCGGATTTGGCTCAATGCTATGCACGCGTGCTGCAAACGGTCGACGAGCAGTGGAAGCGCGCGCTCGAAGCCGCCCGCGGCCAAGATCCGCCCAAGCAACTCGACGACGCCGACGCCGAGGAATTGCGGCAAGTCTACTACGGCAGCAATCTGCCGCTGGACTTGGGGGATGCCGATTTCAAGCTGCTCCTGCCATCGCCGGCGAAAAAGGAAAGCGACCGATTGCGAGAGAAAGTCGTCCAGTGGTCCACGTCGGAGAACGCTCCGGGCCAGGCGTACGTGCTTGAAGATAAGCCCAATTCGTCGCAACATCACGTTTTCTTGCGCGGCAATCCGGCCCATCTCGGCAAGGTGGTACCCAAGCGGTTCCCAGGAGTGGTCGCCGTCGCTGGCCGCAAGACGTTTCAAAACGGCAGCGGACGGCTGGAAATGGCGCGGGTGATCGTATCGCCAATGAATCCACTGACGGCGCGGGTGATCGTCAACCGCGTCTGGATGTATCACTTCTGCGCTCCGCTAGTGAATACACCGAGCGATTTCGGCACTCGCAGCGAGCCGCCGACGCATCCTGTGCTGCTCGACTATCTGGCGGATGAATTGGTGAAGGGCGGTTGGTCGCTCAAGAATTTGCACCGAGAACTCATGTTGTCGGCGACCTATCGACAGACCAGCCTCGACCGCGACGAGTGCGACGCCGTCGATCCCAACAACCGCCTGCTGTGGCGGATCAATCGACGACGGCTCGATTGGGAAGCGCTCCGCGATTCGATCGCTTTTGTCTCGGGCGGGCTTGATTTGACCGTGGGGGGCAAACCGGTCGATCTATTTGCCCAGCGCACGCGTTCTGCGGGCTTTGGCGTCAAGCCATTGAAGCGCCAGAAAGCGAACTCTGCGGATGATGCCGCGACTCGACGGACCCTCTACGGTTTCATCGATCGGCAAAATCTGCCCGGTGTGCTGCGAACGTTCGATTTTGCGCTGCCCGACACGCACAGTCCAAAGCGATTCAGCACGATTGTGCCGCCGCAGGCGCTCTATTTGATGAATAATGCGTTTGTCGTCGAATGCGCTGCGGACTTTGCCAAGCGCGAATCAATCGCTTCGCTTCGCGACGAAACGAACCGTGTGCAGCGAATGTATGCCGTCGCCTTCGGACGCTCGGCAACCGAGGCCGAATTGTCGCTCGTCCGGCAATTCTTGCATCCACCCGCATCTGGCAAGACAACGGCGAATCAGACCACGCTGGGGACGTGGGAACGGTTGGCTCAATCGATGATCATGAC